The candidate division KSB1 bacterium genome contains a region encoding:
- a CDS encoding M2 family metallopeptidase — MRAHGQLALLLTAAIMLTNCGRGRMENEVKTFIREHIAKIAELEKQMNLAYWEAATTGKQESYDRYRDLQLQYRTVYANREEFQRVKRWYESGKLQGEWLRQVTLLYNRYLANQIDSTLLQKIVAKSTEVEQRFNTFRAWFEGRRVSNNEIHEILRSELRTPRRKQAWEASKQVGQEVAQDLLALVRLRNEAARSLGFENYYVMAMRLAEQDPDHILRIFDQLAELTDAAFSQLKREIDAVLARTYGIDPTELRPWHYHDPFFQEVPRVFEVDLDELYADHDVKEIARLFFASIGLEVDDILARSDLYERNGKDQHAFCTDIDRAGDVRVLANLRNDEYWMNTILHELGHAVYDKYIDRALPFLLREPAHTFTTEAVAMLFGRLSRNPSWLARMLSLDEATIRSIAPALDKSLRAQQLIFARWCQVMVRFERELYKDPDQDLNTLWWDLVEHYQLVRRPEKRNQPDWAAKIHFTSAPVYYHNYMLGELLASQLHYALLRRGLGRTEDRGFAYAGEPRVGEFLRREVFSLSARYPWDEMIRRATGEELTPKYFVEQFVK; from the coding sequence GTGCGTGCCCATGGACAACTCGCCTTGCTTCTGACAGCGGCCATCATGCTGACCAACTGCGGCAGGGGAAGGATGGAGAACGAAGTGAAGACCTTCATTCGAGAGCACATCGCTAAGATCGCGGAGCTCGAAAAGCAGATGAACCTCGCCTATTGGGAGGCGGCCACAACCGGCAAGCAAGAATCTTACGACCGATACCGGGACCTTCAGCTCCAGTACCGGACCGTTTACGCGAACCGGGAGGAGTTTCAGCGGGTCAAACGGTGGTACGAATCCGGGAAGCTGCAGGGCGAGTGGCTCCGACAGGTCACCCTCCTCTACAACCGCTATCTGGCCAACCAGATCGATTCCACTTTGCTCCAGAAAATCGTGGCCAAGAGCACCGAGGTCGAGCAGAGGTTCAACACCTTCCGTGCGTGGTTCGAGGGGCGACGTGTCAGCAACAACGAGATCCATGAGATTCTGCGTTCGGAGCTACGGACCCCGCGCCGGAAGCAGGCCTGGGAAGCCAGCAAACAGGTGGGCCAGGAGGTCGCCCAGGACCTGCTGGCCCTGGTTCGGCTCCGGAACGAAGCGGCGCGCTCGCTGGGCTTCGAAAATTACTACGTGATGGCCATGCGGCTGGCGGAACAAGATCCGGATCACATCCTGCGGATCTTTGACCAGCTTGCCGAGTTGACCGACGCGGCCTTCAGTCAGCTCAAGCGGGAAATCGACGCCGTTTTGGCTCGCACCTATGGCATCGATCCCACGGAGCTCAGGCCATGGCACTATCACGATCCCTTCTTCCAGGAGGTCCCGCGCGTCTTCGAAGTCGACCTGGACGAGCTCTACGCCGATCACGACGTGAAGGAAATCGCCCGCCTTTTCTTCGCCTCTATCGGCTTAGAGGTGGACGACATCTTGGCTCGCAGTGACCTTTACGAGCGCAACGGAAAGGACCAGCACGCCTTCTGTACCGATATCGATCGCGCGGGGGACGTACGGGTCCTGGCAAACCTGCGCAATGACGAGTACTGGATGAATACCATTTTGCATGAGCTGGGCCACGCCGTGTACGACAAGTACATCGACCGCGCCTTGCCTTTCTTGCTGCGCGAGCCGGCCCACACCTTCACAACGGAGGCGGTGGCAATGCTCTTCGGCCGCCTATCGCGTAACCCATCCTGGCTGGCCAGGATGCTTTCCCTCGACGAGGCCACGATCCGGTCGATAGCTCCCGCGCTGGACAAGAGTCTCCGGGCCCAGCAGCTCATCTTCGCGCGATGGTGTCAGGTCATGGTCCGGTTCGAGCGCGAGCTCTACAAGGATCCCGATCAGGATCTGAACACCCTCTGGTGGGACCTTGTAGAACACTACCAGCTCGTCCGCCGGCCGGAAAAAAGGAATCAGCCCGACTGGGCGGCTAAGATCCACTTCACCTCGGCCCCCGTGTACTACCACAACTACATGCTGGGTGAGCTGCTGGCATCCCAACTCCACTACGCACTGTTACGACGGGGACTTGGCCGAACGGAGGACCGCGGCTTCGCCTACGCAGGCGAGCCGCGCGTCGGCGAGTTTCTCCGCCGGGAGGTTTTCTCCTTGAGCGCTCGGTACCCGTGGGACGAGATGATCCGGCGTGCTACGGGGGAGGAACTTACCCCGAAGTACTTCGTGGAACAGTTCGTGAAGTAG
- a CDS encoding lytic transglycosylase domain-containing protein, giving the protein MRMKLEGRMPGGMGRLLGRGIMFGSLAFGVIGALGFTVGYVRESELRTRIAQLEQTIRELRSTVNVDSERYATLRKIVAIIDKHNPEMPADLKYRIADEIYRLSLRFDNLTPDLLCAVITHETGGTWDPKVVSPAGAIGLMQIMPTTGMYIAEAEGISWTSAQDVLFDPILNLRIGARYLSDLIRNYGVEGALAAYNGGERSAVRWLASGKRGDLLQDETRAYVPRIVKLHEQYKSGQL; this is encoded by the coding sequence ATGAGGATGAAGCTCGAAGGGAGAATGCCGGGTGGAATGGGCAGACTCCTCGGACGGGGTATCATGTTCGGCTCGCTGGCGTTCGGTGTGATCGGCGCCCTGGGATTTACGGTGGGATACGTTCGGGAATCCGAGCTCCGCACCCGCATCGCCCAGCTGGAGCAGACCATCCGCGAACTGAGATCGACGGTCAACGTGGACAGTGAGCGCTACGCGACGTTACGCAAGATCGTAGCTATCATCGACAAGCACAATCCGGAGATGCCCGCAGACCTCAAGTACCGCATTGCCGACGAGATCTATCGACTCTCCCTTCGGTTCGACAACCTGACGCCGGATCTGCTCTGCGCTGTGATCACCCACGAAACCGGAGGTACCTGGGATCCGAAAGTGGTTTCTCCTGCGGGAGCCATCGGCCTGATGCAAATCATGCCGACTACGGGCATGTACATCGCGGAGGCGGAAGGCATTAGTTGGACCTCCGCACAGGACGTGCTCTTTGACCCCATCCTCAATCTCCGCATCGGGGCACGCTACCTCTCGGATCTGATCAGGAACTACGGCGTGGAGGGCGCCCTCGCGGCCTACAACGGGGGCGAACGCTCCGCTGTACGCTGGTTGGCCTCCGGCAAGAGGGGGGACTTGCTTCAAGACGAGACGCGCGCGTACGTGCCGAGGATCGTCAAACTGCACGAGCAGTACAAGTCAGGTCAGCTCTAA
- a CDS encoding NHL repeat-containing protein: MAGLILGQGIPLGAQTRPPLWLRVEERVALDSIPAEVLEIDPYGRVYLADRDNTICAFTWDMRLVKRIGGFGWGKEQFQLPIDLCAPNGLDVFVCDYYNHRVERYDKDLNYLASYRGEDLAESWRFRYPVSVDQAPQGDLFLLVRDPPSVIRLDALGQPRLAFGGLEAGANKLVDPIRLRIGGDGHVYVLDAGTRSLRVFDFFGNELGSLAEGELSKPEGLAWVPRDLLLVADARQGLLAIERGKVAPVALVPSARVHVRDVAFYRGTICLLVEARTVELWRGRLVQPTTE; encoded by the coding sequence GTGGCCGGCCTGATCCTCGGGCAAGGAATCCCGCTTGGGGCCCAGACGCGGCCGCCCCTGTGGCTCCGGGTAGAAGAGCGGGTGGCGCTGGATTCCATCCCCGCCGAGGTCCTGGAGATCGACCCCTATGGCCGGGTGTACCTGGCGGATCGGGACAACACCATTTGCGCCTTCACCTGGGACATGCGGCTGGTGAAGAGAATAGGGGGATTTGGGTGGGGGAAGGAGCAATTTCAGCTGCCGATCGATCTCTGCGCTCCGAACGGACTGGATGTCTTCGTGTGCGACTACTACAACCACCGGGTCGAGCGCTACGACAAGGACCTCAATTACCTCGCCTCTTATCGTGGGGAGGACCTGGCGGAGAGCTGGCGATTCCGCTACCCCGTCTCGGTAGATCAGGCTCCCCAAGGAGACCTTTTTCTGCTCGTACGGGACCCGCCCTCTGTCATCCGCCTGGACGCCCTGGGCCAGCCCCGACTTGCCTTTGGCGGCTTGGAGGCGGGGGCGAACAAGTTGGTGGATCCAATCCGGTTGCGAATCGGCGGCGATGGGCACGTTTACGTGCTGGACGCAGGCACCCGGAGCCTCCGCGTCTTTGACTTTTTCGGCAACGAACTCGGTTCGCTGGCGGAAGGCGAGCTATCCAAGCCAGAAGGGCTGGCCTGGGTCCCACGTGACCTGCTCTTGGTCGCAGATGCCAGGCAAGGCCTCCTCGCTATCGAAAGGGGAAAGGTTGCACCGGTGGCTCTTGTACCTTCGGCCCGCGTGCACGTGCGCGACGTGGCTTTCTACCGTGGCACGATCTGCCTTCTTGTCGAAGCTCGTACGGTGGAGCTCTGGCGAGGGCGGCTGGTGCAACCGACAACCGAGTAA
- a CDS encoding S8 family serine peptidase: protein MRLALRMLAILLVSASAAASQSIQQDLFRTPLAPKISASLADRIQASPPDAKHKVWVFFTDKGLHSRGQLIEALSAPERYLTARAIARRRKVREAASLCEFPDLPVYEPYVQAILATGARLRTRSRWLNAVSVHATPRQLMDIASLPFVAHLRPVLGARRPQVEEDHLSTETVAPQITVPRYRLDYGPSKEQLEQIQVPLLHELGYTGRGVLVAMFDTGFFKRHEAFSRLRIVAERDFVMGDGDTERDLDDPNDYSDAHGTYTWSTLAGFWEGELIGPAYGADFLLAKTEDERSETPVEEDYWAAAAEWADSLGADVISSSLGYFDWYRFEDMDGNTAVCTIAADWAARQGMAVVVAAGNWNSTAWGHISAPADGDSVIAVGAVDANGTVASWSSRGPTYDGRIKPEVCARGVSTRCASRRSASAYGSASGTSLSTPLVGGVCALLLEAHPEWTGWEVRQALLETATQAHRPDNAYGWGIVQAFAASGIRAAVPICTSFDLIEPAASANGVLDPGEEVGFRLTIRNGGNEPLGGSLRFHLADSSVIPLDTLFTLQPILPAQESEIRCERVLRVSPTPGKATSALVRFAIGTREGFVFWRDVTCRLAGAYELFGMVKELGTSGPVPGASVSIRGHGAPLDSAFHLRATSQGHFRYLLPAGRYVVQATEEGYFPSLAAQFSMPQWEGGIIYLSLSRPSLRWRLQPWAEGPGGWLSGGVDVENAGDGTLFVTVLPATAGVQEPSLPVEPLQVELWRDPQEYTLADVQSIFATFEESSVRFSVLHYGAPAADRTWRWFLHFDLDNDENTGERVGGLGADGRIVATAEGATVETYVGGQWLPRMTIREVQLVQSSFTVTIPQSVLSGLTGETLVPMYLEVQGRGMGPYQVYDRVPDPGPWRAFTLARAPRGLRLSPPSCSVESRQGSGFRIELQRAAWQTSPLRIVLVSWDPLQPVQEVSLSVSSCGPVENLPEKWELTEPFPNPFASRTRIRVRGPAGGDFLLQIYDLRGREVYRATKVVPPHGEATIDWEGRSVTGEWLPNGLYVARLSVATQLRAFRKVMLLR, encoded by the coding sequence GTGAGACTTGCACTTCGGATGCTGGCCATCCTTCTCGTTTCTGCTTCGGCGGCTGCGTCGCAATCGATCCAGCAGGACCTCTTCCGCACACCCCTGGCGCCGAAGATCTCGGCCTCGTTGGCCGACCGCATTCAGGCTTCCCCTCCTGATGCCAAACACAAGGTCTGGGTGTTTTTCACGGACAAGGGTCTGCACAGCCGGGGGCAGTTGATAGAGGCCCTTTCTGCGCCGGAAAGATACCTTACGGCCCGGGCCATCGCCCGCCGAAGAAAAGTCCGTGAGGCCGCGTCCCTCTGCGAGTTCCCGGATCTCCCTGTTTACGAGCCCTACGTGCAGGCCATCTTAGCGACGGGGGCTAGGCTGCGGACCCGTTCCCGTTGGCTGAACGCCGTCAGTGTGCACGCTACTCCCCGTCAGCTGATGGACATCGCGTCATTACCCTTTGTTGCCCATTTACGACCGGTGCTGGGCGCACGAAGGCCGCAGGTTGAGGAGGATCATCTCTCAACGGAAACCGTGGCTCCGCAGATCACTGTCCCCAGGTATCGGTTGGACTACGGGCCCTCCAAGGAACAGCTGGAACAGATCCAGGTGCCCTTGCTTCATGAGCTGGGATACACGGGCCGAGGTGTACTGGTGGCGATGTTCGACACCGGTTTCTTTAAGCGCCACGAGGCTTTCTCCCGTCTGCGGATTGTGGCGGAGCGCGATTTCGTGATGGGCGACGGGGATACCGAGCGCGACCTCGACGATCCAAATGACTACTCTGACGCGCACGGCACGTACACCTGGTCTACGCTCGCAGGCTTTTGGGAAGGAGAGCTGATCGGCCCGGCTTATGGTGCGGATTTTCTTCTGGCCAAAACGGAGGACGAACGCAGCGAGACTCCCGTGGAAGAGGACTACTGGGCGGCAGCGGCCGAGTGGGCCGATAGCCTTGGCGCCGATGTGATCTCCAGCTCACTGGGTTATTTCGACTGGTATCGCTTCGAGGATATGGATGGCAACACTGCAGTGTGTACGATTGCGGCCGATTGGGCTGCGCGCCAGGGCATGGCCGTGGTGGTGGCAGCGGGCAACTGGAACAGCACCGCCTGGGGCCACATCAGCGCGCCGGCCGACGGCGACAGCGTGATCGCCGTGGGCGCCGTGGACGCCAACGGAACGGTGGCCAGCTGGAGCTCAAGGGGCCCCACGTACGACGGGAGGATCAAGCCTGAGGTGTGCGCTCGAGGGGTGAGCACTCGCTGTGCCAGCCGCCGCTCAGCGAGCGCTTACGGATCGGCAAGCGGTACCTCCCTCTCGACACCCCTTGTGGGGGGCGTTTGTGCCCTCCTGCTCGAAGCGCATCCCGAATGGACGGGCTGGGAAGTTCGCCAGGCACTCTTGGAGACCGCTACCCAGGCCCACCGGCCGGACAATGCGTACGGCTGGGGAATTGTGCAGGCCTTCGCCGCGAGCGGCATCAGGGCCGCCGTCCCGATTTGCACCAGCTTTGACTTGATTGAGCCCGCCGCATCCGCCAACGGGGTGCTGGACCCCGGAGAGGAAGTTGGCTTTCGCCTTACAATCCGCAACGGGGGGAACGAGCCGCTGGGCGGCTCTCTGCGCTTTCACCTTGCCGACAGCAGCGTAATTCCGCTGGACACCCTCTTTACCCTCCAGCCGATCCTCCCCGCGCAGGAAAGCGAGATCCGCTGCGAGCGGGTTTTGCGGGTTTCTCCGACCCCCGGGAAGGCAACTTCGGCCCTTGTTCGGTTCGCAATTGGGACCCGAGAGGGTTTCGTCTTCTGGCGCGACGTAACCTGCAGGCTTGCGGGCGCTTACGAGCTCTTTGGAATGGTCAAGGAGCTGGGGACGAGCGGGCCCGTGCCGGGCGCCTCCGTGTCCATTCGAGGCCACGGGGCTCCACTCGACTCCGCCTTCCACCTCCGTGCTACGTCCCAGGGACACTTTCGCTATCTCCTACCCGCTGGCCGGTACGTGGTTCAGGCCACCGAAGAGGGTTACTTCCCCTCCCTTGCAGCGCAATTCTCCATGCCGCAGTGGGAGGGAGGGATCATCTACCTTTCGCTTTCCCGGCCGTCGCTCCGCTGGCGCTTGCAGCCGTGGGCCGAGGGACCCGGGGGGTGGCTTTCGGGCGGTGTTGACGTGGAAAATGCCGGAGACGGTACCCTCTTCGTTACCGTCTTACCGGCGACCGCCGGGGTGCAGGAACCGTCGCTCCCTGTGGAGCCTCTGCAGGTCGAACTGTGGCGCGATCCTCAGGAATACACGCTTGCCGACGTACAGTCCATCTTTGCCACGTTCGAGGAGTCCAGCGTGCGTTTTTCCGTCTTGCATTACGGTGCCCCGGCGGCGGACCGAACGTGGCGCTGGTTTCTTCACTTCGACCTTGACAACGATGAAAACACGGGGGAGCGAGTTGGCGGGCTGGGCGCCGACGGGCGGATTGTGGCGACAGCGGAGGGTGCGACCGTGGAGACCTACGTGGGCGGCCAGTGGCTTCCACGCATGACGATCCGGGAGGTACAGCTGGTCCAGTCCAGCTTCACCGTCACCATCCCCCAGAGTGTGCTCTCTGGACTTACCGGGGAAACCCTCGTTCCGATGTATCTGGAGGTTCAGGGAAGGGGCATGGGCCCCTACCAGGTGTACGATCGAGTTCCCGATCCGGGACCCTGGCGCGCGTTTACGCTGGCGCGGGCACCGAGGGGACTCCGCCTCTCCCCGCCCTCCTGTTCTGTTGAGTCCAGGCAGGGCTCCGGGTTCCGGATTGAGCTGCAGCGCGCAGCCTGGCAGACCTCCCCTCTACGGATCGTGCTCGTAAGTTGGGATCCCCTTCAGCCAGTTCAGGAGGTGAGTCTGTCGGTTTCCTCTTGTGGTCCGGTGGAAAATCTCCCCGAGAAGTGGGAGCTAACGGAGCCTTTCCCCAACCCGTTCGCAAGCCGAACGAGGATCCGGGTTCGGGGCCCGGCAGGAGGGGATTTTCTGCTTCAGATCTACGATCTGCGGGGTCGGGAAGTGTACCGGGCGACAAAGGTGGTTCCCCCCCATGGGGAGGCGACGATCGACTGGGAGGGGAGGAGTGTCACGGGCGAGTGGTTGCCGAATGGTCTCTACGTAGCAAGACTCTCGGTGGCGACTCAGCTCAGGGCGTTCCGCAAGGTCATGCTCCTCCGTTAA